In Halobaculum magnesiiphilum, the following proteins share a genomic window:
- a CDS encoding DUF2150 family protein, whose amino-acid sequence MSESEETFYTADRWQNWLDRVAEEDLDPENEDSARLLLNLQDDTAIAVAKILAAYDDDRLSEEEATDEIADIREIVLDDVEIADEEKAMLIDGVQTSLVCVFYAAEEYVVGGPADEGSVGEYVEAAAAAEAEEDVDAALGYLVQAGTRIIDGEELPMDLVEDLEYGFVSEWVNGLDSLQSAMADPEVVEEDE is encoded by the coding sequence ATGAGCGAATCCGAGGAGACGTTCTACACCGCCGACCGGTGGCAGAACTGGCTCGACCGCGTCGCGGAGGAGGACCTCGACCCCGAGAACGAGGACTCCGCCCGGTTGCTGCTCAATCTTCAGGACGACACCGCGATCGCGGTCGCGAAGATCCTCGCGGCCTACGACGACGACCGACTGAGCGAGGAGGAGGCGACCGACGAGATCGCCGACATCCGCGAGATCGTGCTCGACGACGTGGAGATCGCCGACGAGGAGAAGGCGATGCTGATCGACGGCGTCCAGACGAGCCTGGTGTGCGTCTTCTACGCCGCCGAGGAGTACGTCGTCGGCGGTCCCGCCGACGAGGGGAGCGTCGGCGAGTACGTCGAGGCCGCCGCGGCCGCGGAGGCCGAGGAGGACGTCGACGCCGCGCTCGGCTACCTCGTGCAGGCCGGCACCCGCATCATCGACGGCGAGGAGCTGCCGATGGACCTCGTCGAGGACCTGGAGTACGGCTTCGTCTCCGAGTGGGTCAACGGGCTCGACTCGCTGCAGTCGGCGATGGCCGACCCCGAGGTCGTCGAGGAGGACGAGTAA